The Paenibacillus sp. MBLB1832 genome has a window encoding:
- a CDS encoding GNAT family N-acetyltransferase, which translates to MRKQLYVFDGDTPIEAVIRTYGEADFDALIRVQQVSFPPPFPSELWWTKDQLREHVTRFPEGALCVEVAGQVVGSITGLRVDSERMAGAGDHSWSTVTDDGYIRTHQPDGDTLYIVDVCIMPAYRKLGLGKWLMQSMYEVVVQLGMARLLGGGRMPGYHKVAETMSAEAYVAAVMSGTLKDPVITFLLRCGRTPVHVVEGYLEDEESLNHALLMEWRNPFQVGD; encoded by the coding sequence ATGAGGAAACAGCTCTACGTATTCGATGGCGATACGCCAATTGAGGCTGTCATTCGCACGTATGGCGAAGCTGATTTCGATGCTTTGATCCGCGTTCAGCAGGTGAGCTTTCCGCCTCCTTTTCCATCGGAGCTCTGGTGGACGAAGGATCAGCTAAGGGAGCATGTGACGCGCTTTCCAGAGGGTGCGCTATGCGTAGAGGTAGCAGGTCAGGTGGTCGGCTCCATCACGGGACTGCGTGTGGACAGCGAGCGCATGGCGGGTGCTGGTGATCATAGCTGGTCAACCGTGACGGACGATGGGTATATTCGCACACATCAGCCAGATGGTGACACGCTTTATATTGTAGATGTGTGCATTATGCCTGCTTATCGCAAGCTGGGGCTAGGAAAATGGTTAATGCAATCCATGTACGAGGTTGTTGTACAGCTGGGGATGGCTCGGTTGCTCGGTGGCGGCCGCATGCCCGGCTACCATAAGGTTGCAGAAACGATGAGTGCCGAAGCGTACGTGGCGGCCGTTATGTCGGGGACGCTGAAGGACCCAGTGATTACCTTTTTGCTGCGGTGCGGGCGCACCCCTGTGCATGTGGTTGAAGGCTATTTAGAAGACGAAGAGTCGCTGAATCACGCGTTGTTGATGGAGTGGCGGAACCCTTTTCAAGTGGGAGATTGA
- the pyrH gene encoding UMP kinase has protein sequence MRYKRVLIKLSGGAVAGGNSFGFDPAQLDHIANEIMTVVNSGVEVCLVIGGGNIFRGNMGESWGIEKAEADNIGTLATVINSLMLRGVLKAKTEAEVRVMTAIPIASVAEPFIRLRAIHHLEKGYIVIFAGGNGQPFVTTDYPSVQRAIEVNCDAILVAKQGVDGVFDKDPKHHQEAQQYKSLHYNDVIQHNLKVMDQSAFILARDYHIPIHVFNFDKPGSMREICAGLNTGTIISGSSELVYHS, from the coding sequence ATGCGGTACAAACGGGTCCTAATTAAACTGAGCGGCGGGGCTGTGGCTGGGGGCAATTCCTTCGGATTCGATCCCGCGCAGCTCGATCATATTGCGAACGAAATTATGACCGTTGTGAACTCCGGTGTAGAAGTGTGTTTAGTCATTGGCGGGGGCAACATTTTCCGCGGGAATATGGGGGAAAGCTGGGGTATCGAGAAAGCGGAGGCCGACAATATCGGCACACTCGCAACCGTGATCAACAGTTTGATGCTGCGCGGCGTACTGAAGGCGAAAACAGAAGCCGAGGTGCGCGTCATGACCGCGATTCCGATCGCTTCGGTGGCAGAGCCTTTCATTCGTTTGCGAGCGATTCATCACCTGGAAAAAGGGTACATCGTCATTTTCGCCGGCGGAAATGGACAGCCATTCGTTACGACGGATTACCCGTCGGTCCAACGGGCGATCGAGGTCAACTGCGATGCCATTCTGGTCGCAAAGCAAGGCGTTGACGGCGTATTCGACAAGGATCCGAAGCACCATCAGGAGGCGCAGCAGTACAAATCCCTTCACTATAACGATGTCATTCAACACAATTTGAAGGTCATGGATCAGTCCGCTTTTATTCTGGCGAGAGATTATCATATTCCTATTCATGTGTTCAATTTCGACAAGCCTGGCTCGATGCGAGAAATTTGCGCGGGGTTGAATACGGGCACCATTATTAGCGGGTCATCGGAACTTGTTTATCATTCGTAG
- a CDS encoding GNAT family N-acetyltransferase has protein sequence MDFIRITSIEDPLFRSMHDLMKEVFPPEEVLDFPLWKEPLEDPGIRVFVAVHEGKVVGTTEYRYYEEDQVAMTDFTIIGMAGLGIGRFLARKRWQDLERLAAEAGKPMQGMFAEIYDPYRIEGYAFGGVKPMDPYVRREVLSHLGYKRIDFTYVHPSWENNGEAVEGLDLCFLPTNEDQAEISAALVAKFVRRYYAVLANKPHAWEAMVAGLEGKETLALLPL, from the coding sequence ATGGATTTCATACGTATCACAAGCATAGAGGACCCGTTGTTTCGATCCATGCACGATTTGATGAAAGAGGTATTTCCGCCAGAGGAGGTGCTGGACTTTCCGCTTTGGAAAGAACCGTTAGAAGACCCAGGCATCCGTGTATTCGTGGCTGTGCACGAAGGCAAAGTTGTCGGCACGACGGAGTACCGTTATTACGAGGAAGATCAGGTGGCGATGACGGATTTTACGATCATTGGCATGGCTGGGTTGGGTATTGGGCGTTTTCTAGCGCGGAAACGTTGGCAAGACCTTGAACGATTAGCCGCTGAAGCAGGCAAGCCCATGCAGGGGATGTTCGCCGAAATTTACGATCCGTATCGGATCGAGGGGTATGCTTTCGGCGGCGTGAAGCCGATGGATCCTTATGTGCGGCGCGAGGTGCTCTCGCATTTGGGCTACAAGCGGATCGACTTCACCTATGTGCATCCCTCATGGGAGAACAATGGCGAAGCGGTGGAGGGGCTTGATCTTTGCTTCTTACCGACGAACGAGGACCAGGCGGAAATCTCAGCTGCGCTAGTCGCAAAATTTGTGCGACGCTACTACGCTGTGCTCGCGAACAAGCCGCACGCGTGGGAAGCGATGGTTGCGGGTTTGGAAGGTAAAGAAACGTTGGCGTTATTGCCGTTGTAA
- a CDS encoding sigmaY antisigma factor component — protein sequence MRTTESKFDQLPLWAWIGIAVIAITQSTWLYLDARKQGARYPWFWGIWGIIQVPLPTIVYLFAVRKIHRK from the coding sequence ATGAGAACAACTGAGTCCAAATTCGATCAGTTGCCCCTCTGGGCATGGATAGGTATCGCGGTGATTGCAATCACACAGAGCACATGGCTTTACCTAGATGCGCGTAAACAAGGAGCTCGTTACCCTTGGTTTTGGGGGATTTGGGGCATCATTCAAGTGCCGCTTCCGACGATTGTTTATCTGTTTGCCGTGCGGAAAATTCATCGAAAATAA
- a CDS encoding GNAT family N-acetyltransferase, whose amino-acid sequence MKQGIIARAGLSPSELEEVRALWEACNEHDGIEIKLNWSTLSSRPAGVTNDFVYVENNEMIGFLAIYSFLSTEVEISGMVHPKARRRGVFKQLVQAAMEECRRRGVTKLIFINERGSLSGKGFLTALGANFSFSEYVMVLDKQVTPPDAAQASLCIRKADAADTELLVRLNMSGFDMPESDTREYVKQTIDGEKERTWIAELGDNHEPIGKLGAMVEPGTSGFIYGFCVLPEFRGKGYGRQILSQTISELKQHDRAESIKLEVSVENEKALGLYESCGFAMRNAQDYYVLMLG is encoded by the coding sequence ATGAAACAAGGCATAATCGCAAGAGCAGGCCTGTCCCCGAGCGAGCTGGAAGAAGTTCGAGCACTATGGGAAGCGTGCAATGAGCACGACGGCATTGAGATTAAATTGAATTGGAGCACATTATCCAGCCGTCCTGCTGGTGTGACCAATGATTTTGTATATGTTGAAAATAATGAAATGATCGGCTTCCTCGCGATATACAGCTTCCTTTCCACGGAGGTGGAAATCAGCGGAATGGTGCATCCGAAGGCGCGGCGCCGCGGTGTGTTCAAGCAGCTCGTTCAGGCCGCGATGGAGGAGTGCCGAAGAAGAGGAGTGACAAAGCTTATTTTCATCAACGAGCGGGGGTCTCTCAGTGGAAAAGGCTTCCTAACCGCGCTGGGCGCAAACTTTTCCTTTTCGGAATATGTCATGGTGTTGGACAAGCAAGTGACCCCTCCTGATGCTGCCCAAGCGTCACTATGTATTCGCAAAGCGGATGCCGCTGACACAGAGCTGCTAGTGAGGTTGAATATGTCTGGCTTCGACATGCCAGAGAGCGACACGCGTGAATATGTGAAACAAACAATCGATGGCGAGAAGGAACGAACTTGGATCGCGGAGCTTGGCGATAACCATGAGCCGATTGGCAAGCTGGGTGCGATGGTGGAGCCAGGTACGAGCGGTTTTATTTATGGCTTTTGTGTGCTGCCAGAGTTCCGAGGCAAGGGGTATGGTCGTCAGATTTTAAGCCAAACGATCTCCGAATTAAAGCAGCATGACCGCGCAGAAAGCATTAAATTGGAAGTATCCGTGGAGAACGAGAAGGCGCTCGGGCTCTATGAATCCTGCGGATTTGCGATGAGGAATGCGCAAGATTATTATGTGCTTATGCTTGGCTAA
- a CDS encoding Gfo/Idh/MocA family protein, with protein MTTYKIVQAGCGHMANTWITYALEREDTEIVAFVDLYEAAAAKMNETYGLSVPWFASVEEAIRQTGANMVFDATIPSAHLAVATAALEGGCHLMSEKPMAASMEAAEQLAQLAGTKPELHYSIMQNRRYLKDIRALRELVASGVIGKPGFVTADFFIGAHFGGFRDAMESPLILDMAIHTFDQARFIIGANPVSVYCHEFNPEGSWYEGNAAAVCIFEFDNGAVFTYNGSWCSEGLRTTWEAEWRVAGSQGTASWRDGAPYAEVVAPGQEANFLLDYDRIEAPYTWHGREGHHGCLDEMFLAIEEERSAETSYMDNIYSTAMVFGAIQSAKEQRKVMLLRVP; from the coding sequence ATGACGACTTACAAAATCGTTCAGGCAGGTTGCGGGCACATGGCCAATACCTGGATTACATACGCATTAGAGCGGGAGGATACGGAGATCGTGGCTTTTGTAGACTTGTACGAAGCGGCCGCTGCCAAAATGAACGAAACCTATGGCTTGTCCGTACCGTGGTTCGCGAGCGTGGAAGAAGCGATTCGGCAGACCGGCGCGAATATGGTGTTTGATGCCACAATCCCATCTGCGCATCTGGCAGTGGCGACTGCAGCGCTAGAAGGCGGCTGCCATCTCATGAGCGAAAAGCCGATGGCAGCCTCGATGGAGGCCGCAGAGCAGCTAGCCCAACTTGCGGGAACAAAGCCGGAGCTGCATTATAGCATCATGCAAAATCGTCGCTATTTGAAAGATATCCGCGCGCTTCGCGAGTTGGTCGCCTCCGGCGTAATTGGCAAGCCAGGCTTTGTGACGGCTGACTTTTTCATCGGCGCGCACTTCGGTGGTTTCCGGGATGCGATGGAGAGTCCGCTGATCTTGGATATGGCGATCCACACCTTCGATCAGGCGCGCTTTATTATCGGAGCCAATCCCGTGTCCGTCTATTGCCACGAGTTCAATCCAGAAGGCTCCTGGTACGAGGGCAATGCGGCTGCTGTGTGTATTTTCGAATTTGATAACGGCGCGGTGTTTACGTATAACGGCTCCTGGTGCTCGGAAGGACTGCGTACGACATGGGAGGCGGAGTGGCGAGTTGCGGGGAGTCAAGGCACAGCCAGTTGGAGAGATGGCGCTCCCTATGCGGAAGTAGTGGCACCAGGGCAGGAGGCGAACTTCTTGTTGGACTACGATCGAATCGAAGCGCCTTACACCTGGCACGGTCGAGAAGGGCATCATGGCTGCCTGGATGAAATGTTCTTAGCAATTGAGGAGGAACGTTCAGCGGAGACAAGCTATATGGACAATATTTATAGCACAGCCATGGTCTTCGGTGCGATTCAGAGCGCGAAGGAGCAGCGGAAAGTGATGCTGCTGCGTGTTCCTTGA
- a CDS encoding YxlC family protein yields MDEDVKGRRSEGQEAITAQEEALSDAGVHRQLREGLAMIDRATDVPTPSAAWFERQIANAQSRQRSRLIRDLLILWIGALLVFYVFYLTVSAQPAAFLSIQAAAILIPAAWLLLKKQVTSHENN; encoded by the coding sequence ATGGATGAAGATGTGAAAGGGCGACGGAGCGAAGGGCAAGAGGCAATAACTGCGCAGGAAGAGGCTTTGAGCGATGCAGGGGTCCACAGACAGCTCCGCGAGGGGCTTGCGATGATCGACCGTGCGACAGACGTGCCGACGCCAAGCGCAGCCTGGTTCGAGCGGCAGATTGCCAACGCGCAGAGTAGACAGCGATCTCGCTTGATTCGCGACCTGCTGATCCTTTGGATCGGCGCGCTGCTCGTATTCTACGTGTTTTATCTGACAGTAAGCGCTCAGCCAGCAGCTTTCCTCTCCATCCAAGCAGCAGCGATATTGATTCCTGCAGCTTGGCTACTCTTGAAAAAGCAGGTGACCTCACATGAGAACAACTGA
- a CDS encoding sulfite reductase subunit alpha translates to MHVTDVEKVPSLFSRTNPFQAKVLKNVNLNTEGSSKETRHIELSLQGSGLSYVPGDCLGVIPQNDPDLVAALLEEMKWDGQAAVAINKQEETLPLQEALLNHFEITLLTKKIVQQAAALSDNEELQQLVADAEKLKTYADGRDLLDLLRDFGPWKASASEIVALLRKLPPRLYSIASSLTANPEEVHLTIGAVRYTTHGRERKGVCSVQCAERLQEGDTLPVFVQVNKHFNLPETSDKDIIMVGPGTGIAPFRSFIQERAVSKAEGQSWLFFGDQRSATDFLYQQELEQYQQEGALTKIDVAFSRDTEQKVYVQHKMLENSQELFAWLERGAYFYVCGDKQNMAKDVHNTLIDVIEKEGNFTREAAEAYLAEMQAQGRYQRDVY, encoded by the coding sequence ATGCATGTTACTGATGTAGAAAAAGTGCCATCCTTATTTTCTAGGACCAATCCATTTCAAGCCAAAGTGCTGAAAAATGTGAATCTAAATACAGAAGGTTCAAGCAAAGAAACAAGGCATATTGAGTTATCGCTGCAAGGTTCCGGTCTTTCTTATGTACCTGGTGATTGTCTAGGCGTAATCCCGCAAAACGATCCAGACCTGGTAGCTGCTCTCCTCGAGGAAATGAAATGGGACGGCCAAGCCGCAGTTGCTATTAACAAGCAAGAAGAGACACTTCCTTTGCAAGAAGCGCTCTTGAACCACTTCGAAATTACGTTGTTAACGAAGAAAATCGTGCAACAAGCAGCAGCTCTCTCCGACAACGAGGAATTGCAACAGCTTGTAGCCGATGCTGAAAAACTGAAAACTTATGCAGATGGGCGCGATTTGCTTGATTTGCTGCGCGATTTCGGTCCGTGGAAAGCCTCTGCATCGGAAATTGTCGCTTTATTAAGAAAATTGCCGCCGCGTTTATATTCCATTGCAAGCAGTCTGACCGCGAACCCTGAAGAAGTGCACTTAACGATCGGTGCTGTGCGTTACACAACGCATGGACGCGAGCGTAAAGGTGTTTGTTCCGTGCAATGTGCGGAGCGTCTTCAAGAGGGCGACACGTTGCCTGTTTTCGTTCAAGTCAACAAGCACTTTAACTTACCGGAAACTTCCGATAAAGATATTATCATGGTTGGTCCTGGAACGGGGATCGCACCGTTCCGTTCTTTCATTCAAGAGCGCGCGGTAAGCAAAGCGGAAGGCCAATCTTGGCTGTTCTTTGGCGATCAGCGTTCCGCAACTGACTTCCTGTACCAGCAAGAGCTGGAGCAATACCAACAAGAGGGGGCGCTGACCAAAATCGACGTTGCCTTCTCCCGCGATACCGAACAGAAAGTGTATGTGCAGCATAAAATGCTGGAGAACAGCCAAGAGCTGTTCGCATGGCTGGAGCGCGGCGCCTACTTCTACGTGTGCGGCGACAAGCAAAACATGGCGAAGGACGTCCACAACACCCTTATCGATGTCATCGAAAAAGAAGGTAATTTCACTCGCGAAGCAGCTGAAGCGTATCTAGCTGAGATGCAAGCGCAAGGTCGTTACCAACGCGATGTATACTAG
- a CDS encoding AraC family transcriptional regulator, translating into MTSLKALKENTRMPGKHFLVNVFHNLSSGERVLYPHWHEHLEIIYVVKGNAVFDIGGITSSTSPGDLLFVHSGELHSGYAVNNMDVDYYAIVFNKSLLGADSGDPLYGPMVLPFMEGRKRFPLHVRPEDEVYPAFAEIIHRLIDEFEHKQPGYELSVRSHLQLLITATMRLDHSDSLRKEVRANHSFPHAKYFEKLFAFVREEYKRPIPLEEAAQLTNMSLHHFCKTFKKITGRTFVEYVNLYRINAAEQLLRTEGVSVTEAAELVGFNSINYFTRTFKQFKYYSPSQCKRE; encoded by the coding sequence ATGACTTCCTTAAAAGCATTAAAAGAAAATACCCGTATGCCGGGCAAACATTTCCTGGTCAATGTCTTTCACAACTTATCCTCGGGGGAACGTGTCCTCTACCCTCATTGGCACGAGCATTTGGAAATCATCTACGTTGTTAAAGGTAATGCTGTTTTCGATATCGGCGGCATCACCAGCAGCACTTCGCCTGGCGACTTATTGTTTGTACACTCGGGCGAGCTGCATTCCGGCTATGCTGTCAACAATATGGACGTGGATTATTATGCCATTGTCTTTAACAAATCACTTCTCGGCGCTGATTCTGGAGACCCGCTGTACGGGCCGATGGTTCTGCCTTTCATGGAAGGCCGTAAACGCTTTCCTTTACACGTGCGGCCGGAGGATGAGGTCTACCCTGCCTTTGCCGAGATTATTCATCGGCTTATTGATGAATTCGAACATAAACAGCCCGGCTACGAGCTATCCGTCCGCTCCCACCTGCAGCTTCTAATCACAGCCACCATGCGCCTGGATCACAGCGACTCTTTGCGTAAAGAAGTGCGCGCAAATCATTCCTTCCCCCATGCGAAATATTTTGAAAAGCTGTTCGCCTTTGTTCGTGAGGAGTATAAGCGCCCAATTCCGCTGGAAGAGGCTGCGCAGCTGACCAATATGAGCCTTCACCATTTTTGTAAAACCTTCAAAAAAATAACCGGCCGCACCTTCGTTGAATACGTCAACTTATACCGCATCAATGCAGCGGAACAGTTGCTCCGCACCGAAGGCGTTTCCGTTACCGAGGCCGCCGAGCTCGTCGGCTTTAACAGCATCAACTACTTCACCCGTACGTTCAAGCAATTTAAATACTACAGTCCTTCCCAGTGTAAAAGGGAGTAA
- a CDS encoding SRPBCC domain-containing protein yields MELKYEFYIGASTKEVWDILITPEGTRQILFGSVLQSTFEIGSDYAYVGPGQDGEETVHVYGKILAYEPEKLISCTEHAGPSYRENHAEFQSRMTLSLETVGSCTKLTLVNDEWTPNHPSFESTKASWWMILSNIKTLAETGKTLDFGW; encoded by the coding sequence ATGGAGCTGAAGTATGAATTTTATATTGGTGCGAGTACGAAAGAAGTATGGGATATTCTGATCACGCCTGAGGGGACGCGTCAGATTTTGTTTGGCAGCGTGTTGCAGTCCACATTTGAAATTGGTTCGGACTATGCGTATGTAGGACCTGGTCAGGATGGCGAGGAGACGGTACATGTGTATGGCAAAATTCTGGCCTATGAGCCAGAGAAGCTCATCTCTTGCACAGAGCATGCAGGCCCTTCTTATCGGGAAAATCACGCGGAATTTCAATCGCGCATGACGCTTTCGCTTGAGACCGTTGGCAGCTGCACGAAGTTGACGCTCGTGAACGACGAGTGGACACCTAACCACCCTAGTTTTGAATCAACCAAAGCCAGCTGGTGGATGATCCTAAGCAACATCAAAACATTAGCCGAGACAGGCAAAACGCTGGATTTCGGCTGGTAG
- a CDS encoding AraC family transcriptional regulator: protein MPSNAPMGIIHLQQGERKFQLSRYAPGDDIAPFVRHYWVVRWDLAGQEPYTQHVIPNPCVNLVIEQGSSAIFGPGKEKYGYHLKGQGSVFGVKFKPGGFYPFVKGAVSDLLEQPVGIDRVFDREPRALEALVLSHSDDQRNVNLVEDMIRAKLPLPDEQVALVNDMVDFIYAQPDMTKVDALCEHFGMNIRTLQRLFDQYVGVSPKWVIKIARIQSAAETTDGNDTHDWAKLSMDLGYHDQSHFIKDFKSILGQTPEAYAVSKRAK from the coding sequence ATGCCATCCAATGCCCCTATGGGTATCATCCATCTGCAGCAGGGCGAGCGCAAATTTCAGCTTTCACGTTACGCCCCCGGGGACGATATAGCTCCCTTTGTTCGACATTACTGGGTCGTTCGATGGGATCTTGCTGGACAAGAGCCGTATACCCAGCATGTCATTCCTAATCCCTGTGTGAATCTCGTTATCGAGCAGGGGAGTTCGGCTATTTTTGGTCCTGGCAAAGAGAAGTACGGCTACCACCTGAAGGGTCAGGGGAGTGTGTTTGGCGTGAAATTTAAGCCAGGGGGCTTTTATCCTTTTGTGAAAGGAGCGGTGTCAGACCTGCTGGAGCAGCCCGTAGGCATTGACCGCGTATTTGACAGGGAGCCGCGGGCGTTGGAGGCGCTCGTGTTAAGTCACAGTGACGATCAGCGCAACGTTAACCTGGTGGAGGACATGATTAGAGCGAAGCTGCCCCTCCCAGATGAGCAGGTTGCGCTAGTGAATGACATGGTGGACTTCATCTACGCGCAGCCAGATATGACCAAGGTGGATGCGTTGTGTGAGCATTTTGGCATGAATATTCGTACGTTGCAGCGTCTATTCGATCAGTATGTCGGCGTTAGTCCAAAATGGGTGATCAAAATCGCCCGCATCCAAAGCGCGGCTGAAACGACTGATGGCAATGATACGCATGATTGGGCAAAGCTGTCGATGGATCTCGGGTACCATGATCAGTCGCATTTCATCAAGGATTTCAAGTCGATTCTGGGTCAGACGCCAGAGGCTTATGCGGTGAGCAAGCGAGCAAAATGA
- a CDS encoding carbon-nitrogen hydrolase family protein, giving the protein MKMRVSAVQYHLHTISSFEEFAAQVEHYVKVAQEFEADFVLFPELFTTQLMSIGDGQGKALPIEALPSFTEQYRVLFQGLAQQTGMHLIGGTHITAEGDKLYNTAFLFYPDGRIAEQKKLHITPTEVKEWGMGAGDSLQVFDTDKGRIAILVCYDVEFPEIVRMARARGADVLFAPSCTDDRHGFHRVRYTCHARTIENQIYVVTTGTVGALPTVDFMRANFGQAAVITPNDVPFPPKGILVEGEINGDMVVTADLDLSLLAIVRERGSVTTWRDRRTDLYTDWT; this is encoded by the coding sequence GTGAAAATGCGGGTATCGGCCGTTCAGTATCATTTACATACGATCAGCAGCTTTGAAGAATTCGCCGCACAGGTGGAGCATTATGTGAAGGTGGCGCAGGAATTCGAGGCGGATTTCGTGTTGTTTCCAGAGCTGTTCACGACACAGCTGATGTCGATTGGCGATGGGCAAGGAAAGGCGCTGCCGATCGAGGCTTTGCCTTCTTTTACAGAGCAATATCGTGTGTTATTCCAAGGACTTGCACAGCAAACAGGCATGCACCTTATTGGCGGGACGCACATTACGGCAGAGGGCGACAAGCTGTATAACACAGCTTTTCTCTTCTACCCAGATGGACGTATCGCTGAGCAGAAAAAGCTGCATATTACTCCGACGGAAGTGAAGGAATGGGGCATGGGTGCGGGGGATTCGCTGCAGGTGTTTGATACGGATAAAGGCCGCATCGCGATACTGGTGTGCTACGATGTGGAGTTTCCCGAAATTGTACGGATGGCCCGTGCGCGTGGCGCTGACGTGCTGTTCGCTCCTTCATGTACGGACGATCGGCACGGTTTCCATCGAGTTCGTTATACGTGCCATGCGCGCACGATCGAGAATCAGATCTATGTCGTGACCACGGGGACAGTCGGGGCTTTGCCAACCGTAGACTTCATGCGGGCGAATTTCGGACAAGCTGCGGTTATTACGCCAAATGATGTGCCATTTCCACCCAAAGGCATCCTTGTGGAGGGTGAAATCAATGGTGATATGGTCGTGACTGCTGACCTGGATCTTTCCCTGCTGGCGATCGTTCGGGAGCGAGGCTCCGTTACCACATGGCGAGATCGCCGAACGGATCTCTATACGGATTGGACGTGA
- the sigY gene encoding RNA polymerase sigma factor SigY, translated as MEEVDLIRQARSGDTLALSQLLQQHYAFVYKYLLKVTLNPNQAEDLTQETMSRCIEKITLYNGTSKFSSWLITIATRLMIDQSRKRKREQKWQENEGQQTLRQLQWQFAQHTSEAWPDVVNALSELPRESRMPLILKHYYGYTYEEIGSMLAIAEGTVKSRVHHALVQLRKELT; from the coding sequence GTGGAAGAGGTCGATCTCATTCGTCAGGCTAGAAGCGGCGACACACTGGCTCTGTCACAGCTGCTACAGCAGCATTATGCGTTTGTGTATAAGTATTTGCTCAAAGTCACACTAAATCCGAACCAAGCTGAGGATCTTACCCAAGAGACCATGTCTAGGTGTATTGAAAAAATAACTCTATATAACGGGACGTCGAAGTTCTCGTCCTGGTTAATAACCATTGCCACTCGATTGATGATCGATCAGAGCAGGAAGCGTAAGCGGGAACAGAAGTGGCAAGAGAACGAGGGACAGCAGACCCTTAGGCAGCTGCAGTGGCAGTTCGCGCAACATACCTCGGAGGCTTGGCCCGATGTGGTGAATGCCTTGTCGGAGCTTCCGCGCGAGAGCCGAATGCCGCTCATTCTCAAGCATTACTACGGCTACACCTATGAGGAGATTGGCAGTATGCTCGCCATCGCGGAGGGAACCGTGAAATCCCGTGTGCACCATGCACTTGTACAATTACGAAAGGAGCTGACTTAG